GCTTTCAGCTCCATGGCGTGCTCAAGAAGAACCTAAAGGCAACAATTGCTGCCATTGTGCAAAACCTGGGTTCAACCCTCGGAGCCTGCGGCGACATTAACCGCAACGTAATGGCTCCGCCAGCGCCCTTCAAAAATCGACCTGAGTATACCCTGGCTCAAGAATACGCCGACAACATTGGCGATCTGCTGCGCCCCCAGACCGAAGCCTATTACGAGATCTGGCTGGATGGGGAAAAATTCCTCTCCGTAGAGGAGCACCCCGATGTGGTGGCAGCCCGCCAGCACAACACCAATGGCACTAATATCGAAGGTAACCTGGAGCCAATCTACGGCACCCACTACATGCCCCGCAAGTTCAAGATTGCGGTGACAGTGCCGGGAGACAACTCGGTTGACGCCTATACCCAAGATGTGACCCTGGTTGTAATGACCAACGATCAGGGTGAGCTGCAAGGCTTTAATATTTTGGCTGGAGGCGGTTTGGGCCGCACCCACAACAAAGAAGAAACCTTTGCTCGAACTGCCGATGAGATCGGCTACGTTGATAAGGCCGACGTTTACGATGTGATGAAAGCTATCGTAGCGACTCAGCGGGACTACGGCGATCGCTATAACCGTCGTCATGCTCGGATGAAGTATCTGATCCATGACTGGGGCGTAGATCGCTTCCGGCAACAGGTGGAGCAGTACCTAGGTAAACCGCTGCAGCCGTATCAGTCCCTGCCTGAGTGGACTTTTTACGACTACCTGGGTTGGCATGAGCAGGGCGACGGCAAGCTGTTTGTCGGGGTGCAGATCGACAATGGTCGGGTCTATGACAATGGCTCCCTCAAGCTGAAGACGGCTCTGCGAGAGATCATTGAGCGCTTTAATCTGCCCATGCGGGTCACGCCTAACCAGAGCGTGCTGCTGTACGAGATTGATCCCCAAGACAAAGCCGCTATTCAAGAAATCTTGAGCCGCAACGGCATCAAGGCTGAGACGGAAATCGATCCGTTAGTGCGCTTTGCCATGGCCTGTCCGGCGCTGCCGACTTGCGGCTTGGCTATCACCGAGTCAGAGCGGATCATTCCCAGTATCCTAGAGCGGCTCCGCACGCTGCTGACTAAGCTCGGTCTAGAAAATGAACACTTTGTAGTGCGGATGACGGGCTGCCCCAATGGCTGCGCCCGTCCCTATATGGCGGAACTGGGCTTTGTGGGCAGTGCTTTGAAGTCTTACCAGGTCTGGCTAGGGGGTTCTCCCAACCAGACTCGGCTGGCGCAGCCCTTCATTGAGCGACTTCATGAGGATGACATTGAGAGCAAGCTAGAGCCGATCTTTGTGCTTTTCCGCGAGGAGCGCCAGTCGGAAGAAAGCTTTGGCGACTTTTGCGATCGCATCGGCTTCGAGGCCCTTCGCCAGTTCAGCGAAAACTACGTGCCGGTGCAGGATGCGGTCAAGCTAGCCAAGGAAAACCGCCATCGCATCAGCATCTCCAACGATGTCTACACCATCCTTAAAGGGGCCTCCGACCGGGAAGGGCGGCCCATGTCCCAGATCACGGCAGATGCGATCGCGCTTTATCTTAGTCAGCAGGCGCAGTCAGACCTGTAGACCTCGCTAACAGCCCAAAACGACAACGGGAGCCTGATTTCAGACTCCCGTTTCTATGTATCTTGTCTAGAGAAGATTGAGCTACCAAAGAATTGATCTCGGAGTGAGTCAACTAGGCAGCACTCGTCCCATTGGTGTGGTGGATCCGGTCAGGCAATACCCACAGTAGAGCTGGGCAGACCACCACCGTCATTGCTGTTACAACAGCAATAATTTGCAGACCTTCAATCATTGCGCTATTCATCATGTTCGCCTCTAAGTAAATGTCTACGGTTGAGGCGCGTTCCTTGAGGATGACTCCCTACTTCCGTCCTGCTTCAACCCATATTTAAGAAGGACTGTTCATAAGCAAGATGAACGATTTATCCTTTATCTGTATCTATTGTTACATTTTTTGAGAGAATTGACCACTTAATTTACAGTCTTTCATACAATTTCAGATGCTCAAAACACCCACGGAATAAGCTTTTTCACCCGTTGGCGGTAATCACTATAGTGTGGGTAGCGCTCCATCAGCCAAGATTCTTCCAAGCTGGCTTTGGCATTGAGGACAAGGAAAAGTGCGATCGCACCCCCCAGATGAGTCAGACTGAAGTGCCACAGAGCATAGCCCAAC
The window above is part of the Pseudanabaena sp. FACHB-2040 genome. Proteins encoded here:
- the sir gene encoding sulfite reductase, ferredoxin dependent, with product MVQTPIKPAPQDSGANPQKRSKVEALKERSNFLREPLATELLEDTTHFSEDAIQILKFHGSYQQDDRDNRVKGAEKDYQMMLRTRNPGGFIPPELYLTLDKLSDEYGNHTLRATTRQGFQLHGVLKKNLKATIAAIVQNLGSTLGACGDINRNVMAPPAPFKNRPEYTLAQEYADNIGDLLRPQTEAYYEIWLDGEKFLSVEEHPDVVAARQHNTNGTNIEGNLEPIYGTHYMPRKFKIAVTVPGDNSVDAYTQDVTLVVMTNDQGELQGFNILAGGGLGRTHNKEETFARTADEIGYVDKADVYDVMKAIVATQRDYGDRYNRRHARMKYLIHDWGVDRFRQQVEQYLGKPLQPYQSLPEWTFYDYLGWHEQGDGKLFVGVQIDNGRVYDNGSLKLKTALREIIERFNLPMRVTPNQSVLLYEIDPQDKAAIQEILSRNGIKAETEIDPLVRFAMACPALPTCGLAITESERIIPSILERLRTLLTKLGLENEHFVVRMTGCPNGCARPYMAELGFVGSALKSYQVWLGGSPNQTRLAQPFIERLHEDDIESKLEPIFVLFREERQSEESFGDFCDRIGFEALRQFSENYVPVQDAVKLAKENRHRISISNDVYTILKGASDREGRPMSQITADAIALYLSQQAQSDL